The Gammaproteobacteria bacterium DNA window GTAATGCTTTAGGAGTTGAATTTATGTCGTTGGTTTCTACGCCATACAAGCGTAATGTCGAGTTTGATTCTAATGTAGTGTCGATAATATTTTCTAACCAGGCTCGGCTATAGAAAAAATTTTTCTCAGCTATTTGTTTGAAAAACTGTTGGTAAGTAGAAGGTAGTGAGTCGAAGCTGTTATAGATGTTAATTTTTAGCTGACTTAATTTTTGACTAAAATCTGCGGTTTTATATCTCGAAGAATTTGTTGGGCTTGATAAGCCTGTAAAGTTTTGGGATATGGTTCTCTCTTTCATCATAGAAAATCATGGTATTAAAATAGTATAAGTATAAAGTTACTTTAGATATGGTCTGATTTCAGAGAATTGCAGCAAACTTTAGGCTTAATTATCTTCACATGGAAACTCCTCAGAGAATGCCGTGACGGCTAGGCTAGCAGCAGTGAAATGTAATTTTTCTGGGTTCATCATTAAGTAGCGGCGAAATACACGTCCTAATAGACCGCTGGAGACACCAGTTGGCATGCAATACACGGAGTTGTCTGCTTGAATGGCTTGTAGCGCATAGCTAAAGCCGTCGCTGTATGAGCTGGCGATTAGCGCGCATTGCACGTTGTCATTACAAAATGCTAGTGCCATGGTGCCGCTCATAACTTTTGCCTCTGCTGTACTAAAGCAAAGAAATACTAGTAAACATAAAATTATTTTTTTCATGTCTTTGTATGTAGTTTCTGTGAATAATTTTCTTTGAAGATACGCTAATAATATATTCAGCACTGTTTAATGCATCACTAAACACATAATTTTATGTGGTTTGTTTGCTTGTATGGGTTGTAGGAATGTGATTTGATCTACATATATATTGTTTCCTGGATTGAAATTGATGATTAATAATCGGATTGTATTGTTATTTGTAGTCTTGATTGGTGCTTGTTCTATGCCAGTAAAAGAAACAGTAATACAAGAAGCTAATCAGGTCGATCTAGAGAAAACTCAGTTAGATGGAATATGGGTTGGCAGTTTTGATATCAGAGGTCGTGGGCCATTTGATTTCTTTGCAATTCATGTTGGTGGAAGATCGACTGCGGTTAGTTATAAAGCCAAGGCCATGTGTTTTGGCCAGGTTAGTCAGAATGAAGGCTATTACTATGCAAAATATAATTTGTATGCCCTGGATGGTTCGCATTTTGATTATGCTAGGCTAACTGGAGAAATTAAGGATAATCAAATTCAGTCGCATTTCACTACATTGAATGGCGGCGATACAGGCAGGCTGCAGCTTAGTTATAGTGATCTGTATGAACAACCTTCTTCTTTAGAGTTGTTAGAAGGCGAGTGGAGTTTTACTGATCGAGATAATTTGGAGTTTAATTTTACCATTAAAGATGGCGTTATTAATGGAGCAGACTCTGATGATTGTAAGTATCTCGGAAACGTTTCTTTAATTAACCCTCAATATAATGCTTATGAAGTCATATTGAATATTAGTAACTGCGCTTCAGTGAATGGCGAATACCATGGGTTAAGCTATATTGACAATAAACAAGCTATTTATTTTCGTGTAGATATAGGAAATGATCTCTATGGGTTCCATTATGATTTTGAAAAAAAATAATGGTTCTTAATTATTGGCACGCCATTGCTGCCAAAGTTTTTTTGCGGGATGATCATTCAAAGTATCGTCAAGCAAAGTTACTAGCATGCACCCATAATCTAATTCCCAGATACCTTCTCCAACATGAAAGGGATCTTGGCTAAGTTCTTGTGCGTACTCTTGTATCGCATTGTCTAATTGTCTGATGCAAGAACATAGATAACTTTCAGGGGCTAATTTTTTGATGTCAATTATTAAATGCCATGTATTGTCAGGCATAGATAATAGTAGCGGCAATTGCGCTTCTAGAATATCGATGCGTTGATTCAGCATTGACTGAAAGTTGTAACTGAGTCGCCACGCCCAATGGCGAAGTACTCAATGCCTTGGTTTTTTAAATACGCAGGATCATATAAGTTACGCCCATCAAAAATTACTGGGTTGTTAAGTGTAGATACAATATGGTCGAAGTCAGGGCTGCGAAATTCTGTCCATTCAGTCACAATAATAAGTGCGTCTGAATTTTCTAGTACTTCATTTGAGTTTGAGCACAACGTTAGATCGTTGCGTTTTCCATAAATGCGTTCACATTCATCCATTGCGACAGGGTCATATGCGCGAATCGTTGCGCCTGAATTCCATAGCTGTTCCATTAAGGTTCGACTCGATGCTTCACGCATATCATCTGTGTTGGGTTTGAATGCCAGTCCCCATAAGGCAAAAGTTTTACCTTTTAAATCACCATTAAAACGCGAGTGGATTTTGTTAAACAATGCTTGTTTCTGTTTTTGATTTACGCGGCCCACGGCAGAAATAAGAGTTGTTTCAAACTCCGCCTTAGCCCCAATATGTTGAAGGGCTTGTACATCTTTAGGGAAGCATGAGCCACCATAACCGCAACCAGGGTATATAAAGTGATAGCCGATACGAGGATCAGAGCCAATTCCTAGTCGCACTTGCTCAATATCAGCGCCAACTTTTTCAGCTAGATTGGCTAGTTCGTTGATAAAGCTGATTTTGGTCGCTAGCATAGCGTTGGCAGCATACTTGGTTAACTCTGCTGAGCGTATATCCATCACTTTGACGCGATCATGATTGCGATTAAATGGCGCATATAGATTTTTCATTAAATCGCTTGCTCGTTCGCTATCAGTACCAACAACAACACGATCCGGTTTCATGAAATCATCAATGGCAGCGCCTTCTTTTAAGAACTCAGGATTAGATACCACATCGAATTGCCCTTGCCTGCCATTTTTAGTCAATGTCTGATTGATCTCTTTTCTTACAATATCCGCTGTACCTACAGGTACAGTAGACTTGGTGACAACTACACGATAATCATCAAGGTGAGAGGCAATCGTATTGGCTACTTCCACCACATGACTTAAATCTGCTGATCCATCTTCATCGGGAGGTGTGCCGACAGCAATAAATTGAAATAATCCATGATTGACGCCCCGTTTAGCATCTTGAGTAAATTCAATGCGGCCAGCATCTAGATTTTTTTTGATCATTTCATCTAGGCCAGGCTCGTAAATAGGAATATTGCCTTGTTTTAATTGGTTGATTTTTTCAGCGTCAACATCAACACATAGCACATGATTACCGACCTGGGCTAAGCAGGCGCCTGTGACTAGGCCAACATAGCCTGAGCCGTAGATAGTAACTTTCATGAAATATTTTTAAGTTAGGTTAATTTCGTAGCTTAGTTTGTGAAGCAGATAATAAAAGATAACGTTATGCAGTGCAGTAATTCCCAGTCTGGATCAGAATTTCTCTCAAATCGAGATGCAAATTATGAGCTCAAGCTCGTGAATATCTCTTTTGGAGTCGAAATTTCAGCAAGAGTGCATATAAATATGATCTATTGTTGAAGTTACAAGATAATTACACCAGATATTACCACTATCTTGTTGACACTTGGCTTGTATCTATTTGACAATAGCCGGCTTTGTGCACGGAGGGGTACTCAAGCGGTCAACGAGGGCAGACTGTAAATCTGCTGGCTATGCCTACGTAGGTTCGAATCCTACCCCCTCCACCAGCAAGTGAGAGTGCGGGTGTAGTTCAATGGTAGAACCCCAGCCTTCCAAGCTGATGATGTCGGTTCGATCCCGATCACCCGCTCCAACTATATGCTGATACAAGATGTGATAGCAAATGGCTGGTTTGAGTTTTAAGTGCTATGTGCATAGTAGTAGAGAAGTTGGATTAGCGTCCAATGGATGGGCAAGGAAAGGAGAGGCAAAGAAAGGTTTGCCCATATAGCTCAGCGGTAGAGCACTTCCTTGGTAAGGAAGAGGTCTCCGGTTCAAGTCCGGATATGGGCTCCATATAATACTGGGCCCAGAAAACTGTATTTAGTATTGTTTATTTAAATTTAAGAGGTATCGGACGATGTCGAAGGAGAAGTTTGAACGCAATAAGCCCCATGTAAATGTGGGGACCATAGGTCACGTGGATCATGGTAAGACGACGTTAACGGCAGCGTTAACGAAGGTGTCAGCGGAAGCCCAGGGTGGCGAGTTCAAGGACTATGGCGATATCGACAATGCGCCAGAAGAAAGAGAGCGCGGGATCACGATTGCTACCGCCCACGTCGAGTATGAGACAGACAAGCGTCACTATGCTCACGTCGATTGCCCAGGACACGCGGATTATGTGAAGAACATGATTACGGGTGCGGCGCAAATGGACGGCGCGATTTTGGTGTGTTCAGCAGCCGATGGGCCGATGCCACAAACGCGAGAGCACATATTATTGTCACGCCAAGTGGGTGTGCCATACATCGTGGTGTACATGAACAAAGCGGATCAGGTAGATGATGCGGAATTATTAGAGTTAGTTGAGATGGAGATCCGCGATTTACTGTCTAGCTACGACTTTCCAGGGGACGATACGCCAATTGTCACCGGTTCAGCACTGAAAGCGCTTGAAGGTGATACGTCAGACATTGGTGTGCCATCGGTATTAAAGCTATTAGAAGAAATGGATGCTTACATTCCTGAGCCAGAGCGAGCAATTGATGGTGATTATTTAATGCCTGTTGAGGACGTGTTTTCAATTTCAGGTCGTGGCACGGTAGTGACCGGCAGAATCGAACGCGGCATCGTAAAAGTGGGCGAAGAAGTCGAGATTGTGGGAATTAAAGAGACGGCTAAGACAACGTGTACAGGTGTAGAGATGTTCCGTAAGCTGCTTGACGAAGGGCGTGCGGGAGACAATGTGGGAATTTTATTACGCGGCACGAAGCGTGATGAAGTGGAACGTGGGCAAGTGTTATGTAAGCCAGGCAGTATTACCCCTCACACGAAATTTGAAGCAGAAGTCTACATTCTGTCAAAGGATGAAGGCGGAAGACACACACCATTCTTCAATGGTTACCGCCCACAGTTTTACTTCCGAACAACGGATGTAACAGGTGCATGTGAGTTACCGGAAGGTGTCGAGATGGTGATGCCGGGTGATAATGTGAAGATGGAAGTGAGCATGATTGCGCCGATCGCGATGGAAGAAGGCTTACGCTTTGCGATACGCGAAGGTGGCCGTACCGTGGGTGCGGGTGTTGTATCTAAAATTATTGAATAATCGGTTGAACGTTAAGAGTAAAATAGGCCAGTAGCTCAATTGGCAGAGCGACGGTCTCCAAAACCGTAGGTTGGGGGTTCAAGTCCCTCCTGGCCTGCCAATACTGGCAGAAGAATTTAAGGAAACAATAAAATGGCCGAAACGGCTGAACAGACAAATAGCGTAATGGATACTGTCAAACTGGTGTTGGCTGCAATTCTTCTGCTAGTTGGGTTTTATGGGTTTTATCAATTTGCAGATCAGCCTTTGTTATACCGTGTACTTGGTATACTGCTGTTTGTAGTTATTGCTGCGGGTATCGCATTAACCACTACTAAGGGTCGTGCGCTTACCAGCTTTATGCAGTCTGCGCGAACTGAAGTTCGCAAGATGGTATGGCCGACTCGTGCTGAAACACTACAAACAACCTTGGTTATCTTGGTGGTAGTGATTCTGGTAGGATTATTCCTCTGGTTACTGGATACATTTCTGGGCTGGATCATGAGCATGATCATTGGATAATCGAGGATTAGCGATATGGCATTAAGGTGGTATGTGGTACACGCTTATTCTGGGTTTGAAAATCAGGTCAAGCGATATTTACATGAACGTATTGAGCGTTTGGAAATGCAAGACAAATTCGGTGAGATTTTAGTGCCGATGGAAGAAGTGGTAGAAATGCGAGAAGGCCAGAAGAAGCGTAGTGAGCGTAAATTCTTCCCTGGATACGTGCTAGTGCAGATGGATATGGATGATGATTCATGGCACTTAGTTAAAGATGTACCAAAAGTATTAGGATTTATTGGTGGAACGACTGATAAGCCAGCGCCGATACCTGATCGTGAAGCCGATGCGATATTGCAGCGCATTCAAGACGGTGTCGATAAACCGCGTCCGAAAGTATTATTCGAGCCGGGCGAAGTAGTACGCGTCACCGATGGGCCATTTAATGATTTCAATGGCATTGTCGAAGAAGTAAATTACGAAAAGAATCGTATGCTAGTCGCAGTTCAGATATTTGGTCGTTCAACTCCAGTTGAATTAGAATTCGGCCAGGTAGAAAAAGGCTAAAGAATTAAAGTTTTTAGAAGTTTTAATTAAAATTTCTGGTTTTTAAACATTACACGGGGAGCTAAGGGCGAGTACCCAAGGCGTTTGCACCCGTAAGGAGCTAAAAATGGCGAAGAAAATCGAAGCTTACATTAAGCTTCAGGTTCCGGCGCAGGATGCTAATCCTAGCCCACCTGTAGGACCTGCATTAGGTCAACATGGCGTGAACATTATGGAATTCTGTAAAGCATTTAATGCGCAAACGCAGAGTTTAGAAAAAGGCATGCCTGTACCTGTAGTGATTACTGTTTATAACGATCGTAGTTTTACCTTCATTATGAAGACGCCTCCTGCGTCAATTCTTCTTAAGAAGGCAGCGGGGGTTCCAAAAGGATCCGGCACACCTAATACAGATAAAGTCGGCAAAGTCACTCGCGCTCAGCTTGAAGAAATTGCTAAAACCAAAGAACCAGATCTTACTGCGGCAGACTTAGATGCAGCGGTACGTACGATCGCGGGTAGTGCTCGTAGTATGGGTCTTGAGGTAGAAGGAGTTTAATCATGGCTAAAGCAGGAAAAAATATAAGAGCAGCTCGCGAAAACGTAAACTCTGAGCAAGCGTATACGCCAACAGATGCGATGCAGCTAGTGAAAGATAATGCGCGTGCGAAATTTGTTGAATCTATTGATGTTGCTGTCAATCTTGGGATTGACCCTAAAAAGTCTGACCAAGTGGTGCGTGGCTCAACTGTGTTGCCAAACGGTACAGGTAAAACAGTTCGTGTTGCTGTGTTTGCGCAAGGCGATCAAGCAAAAGCAGCAGAAGCAGCAGGTGCAGATATAGTCGGTTTTGATGATCTTGCTGATTCAGTTAAAAAAGGCGAGATGGATTTTGACGTTGTGATAGCAACACCAGATGCAATGCGAGTGGTAGGTCAATTAGGTCAAATATTGGGGCCACGAGGATTAATGCCTAACCCTAAAGTGGGCACTGTGACTCCTAATGTTGAAGATGCTGTGAAAAATGCAAAATCAGGTCAAGTTCGGTACCGCGCAGATAAGACTGGGATTGTTCATTGCAGTATCGGAAAGGTAGATTTTGATGCGCAAAAATTAGTAGAAAATTTAGAAGCTTTGATAGGTGATTTAATTAAGGCTAAACCATCATCAGCTAAAGGTGTTTACTTAAAGAAAGTTTCTGTGTCGTCAACTATGGGTGTTGGCGTGATGGTAGATCAGTCAGCATTGGCATAGAGGAAGAATAGTAAAGATCATGGCGCATGTTTCGCGTCATTAAAAGACTTTGGGCTGTTTCAAGATTGTTTATTGGTTTTGAACGGCCGTCAAAGACCGTAGGAACGGCGAGTATGTCGTTTAAAAGAAGGGATCGGAATCCTACGTAGACGGTGGCTCCATTCAGAAATTGCTTCTGGGTTGGAACGCTGGAATTGTGTTGATAAGAAATTATCGACGAGTGTAACTCTTAAATATGTTCAGTTAAGTAACTGGGTCATATTTAGGAACAACTTAGGAGGACCATACTGTGGCACTAAACCTGGAAGGCAAAAAACAAGTTGTCTCTGAGGTTGCTGCGGTTGCTGCTGAAGCACATTCGGCGATTGCTGCCGAATACCGAGGACTCGGTGTTGAAGCTCTAACTGATTTGCGAACCAAAGCACGCCAAGGTGGCGTGTATGTAAGAGTGGTTAAAAATACTCTCGCTAAGCGCGCATTGGAAGGAACGGAATTCGAGTGCATGCGTGAAGGTTTGGTTGGCCCGATGATTCTTGCATTTTCGCAAGAAGATCCAGGTTCAGCTGCTCGCGTTATCAAGGACTTCAGTAAAGAAAACGAATTGCTTAATGTCAAAATGCTATCCATTGGTGGCCAGCTTCTAGAAGCATCTGAGCTGGAACGATTGGCAAGTTTACCGACGAAGGATCAAGCAATAAGTATGTTGATGGCAGTAATGAAGGCACCGGTCGAGAAATTCGTCCGTACCTTGGCAGAACCGCACGGAAAGATGGTGCGAACTGTTGCTGCTGTACGCGACCAAAAGCAAGCTTAAAGTTAAGTCACTTAACGGTTTTAAAATTTTTAGGAGTATTTAGAAATGGCTGTATCACAAGAAGATATTTTGGAAACAATTTCCAATATGACGGTTATGGAAGTCGTTGATTTGATTTCTGCAATGGAAGAAAAATTTGGTGTATCTGCGGCAGCTGCGGTAGCAGCAGCACCTGCAGCTGCTGGCGGTGACGCTGGCGCAGCAGCAGAGAAAGACGAATTTGATGTTGTCATGAGTAGTTTTGGTGGCAATAAAGTTGCAGTAATTAAAGTTGTTCGCGCAATCACTGGCTTAGGATTGAAAGAAGCCAAAGAAATGGTAGAGGGCGCGCCTTCTACAGTGAAGGAAGCGGCATCTAAAGACGAAGCAGAAGACATAAAGAAGCAGCTTGAAGAAGCTGGTGCTGCAGTAGAACTTAAGTAATTCTACTTCACTTTACGTGCTTAAAAGCATCACGATGAGAACACATGTTATGGATGTATTCATAGCATGTGTTTGCTCGTGGGTGCTTAAGTTATTTCGTTAGACAACAAAGATTACTGAAAAATATTTAGTCGCGGTGAAAACCAGACAGATGTTTTTCAGTAATCAGTTTAAAGCCCGGATACGAGGAGGCTAAATGCAATACAGTTTCACCGAGAAGAAACGAGTTCGAAAGGACTTCGGTAAGCGACCACAGATTCTTGAAGTGCCTTATATGCTTCAGATTCAATTGGCTTCTTATCGACAATTTCTGCAATTAGATGCAAGTGCAGACAATAGAGCGGATACCGGATTGCATGGTGCTTTTAATACCGTATTTCCGATTGAAAGTTATTCTGGGAATGTCATCTTAGAATACGTGAGCTACCGACTTGGTAAGCCGGTATTTGATGTTAAAGAGTGTCAGCTACGCGGCCTAACTTACGCGGCTCCTTTACGCGTAACAGTGCGTTTAGTTATCTATGATAAAGACGCGCCAGCAAGTCAAAAGAAAGTTAAAGACGTAAAAGAGCAAGAAGTTTACATGGGTGAGCTTCCACTTATGACAGATACCGGAACCTTTGTAATCAATGGTACAGAGCGAGTAATTGTTTCTCAGTTGCATCGTTCACCTGGTGTGTTCTTCGATCATGATAAAGGTAAGACACACTCATCTGGAAAATTATTATATTCCGCACGAATTATTCCTTACCGTGGTTCATGGTTGGATATGGAATTTGATCCTAAGGACTGTTTGTTTGTGCGTATTGACCGCCGCAGAAAACTAGCAGCGACTATTTTGATGCGTGCATTGGGCTATGGCACTGAAGAAATTCTTTCTATGTTCTTTGATACGCATAAAATTAAAGTCTCTAAGAAAGGTTTTGAGCTTGCGCTAACTCCCGAACATCTGCGCGGTGAAATTGCGGCGTTTGATATAGAAATCAAAGGAGAGGTGCTGGTAGAAGCGGGTAGACGTATTACCATGCGCCATGTACGCCAACTTGAAGAGGCAAAATTAAAGACCTTGGTTGTCCCTCAAGAATATTTCATGGCTAAAGTTATTGCTCATGACATTGTTGATGAAGAAACAGGTGAGCTAATTTTCCATGCCAACGAAGAGCTAAGCGAAGAAAATATACATAAGCTTGAAGAAAGCGGCGTCAAAGAATTTGAGATTTTATACACCAACGAAATTGATCGTGGCCCTTATATTTCTCAGACATTGGCAATTGACACAACCACAACTGAACTAGAAGCGCAGGTGGAAATTTACCGCATGATGCGCCCTGGTGAGCCACCAACTAAAGAAGCAGCTCAGTCACTATTTAATAACTTATTCTTCTCGCCAGATCGTTATGATCTTTCGCCGGTTGGAAGGATGAAATTCAACCGTCGCCTGGGTCGTGAAGAAACCACTGGTGAGGGCACATTAAGTAAAGAAGATATTCTTGATGTGATGAAAGTGTTGATCGATATTCGTAACGGCAACGGCATGGTGGATGATATTGACCACCTTGGTAACCGTCGTGTACGTTGT harbors:
- the rplA gene encoding 50S ribosomal protein L1, with product MAKAGKNIRAARENVNSEQAYTPTDAMQLVKDNARAKFVESIDVAVNLGIDPKKSDQVVRGSTVLPNGTGKTVRVAVFAQGDQAKAAEAAGADIVGFDDLADSVKKGEMDFDVVIATPDAMRVVGQLGQILGPRGLMPNPKVGTVTPNVEDAVKNAKSGQVRYRADKTGIVHCSIGKVDFDAQKLVENLEALIGDLIKAKPSSAKGVYLKKVSVSSTMGVGVMVDQSALA
- the secE gene encoding preprotein translocase subunit SecE, with protein sequence MAETAEQTNSVMDTVKLVLAAILLLVGFYGFYQFADQPLLYRVLGILLFVVIAAGIALTTTKGRALTSFMQSARTEVRKMVWPTRAETLQTTLVILVVVILVGLFLWLLDTFLGWIMSMIIG
- the rplL gene encoding 50S ribosomal protein L7/L12; translation: MAVSQEDILETISNMTVMEVVDLISAMEEKFGVSAAAAVAAAPAAAGGDAGAAAEKDEFDVVMSSFGGNKVAVIKVVRAITGLGLKEAKEMVEGAPSTVKEAASKDEAEDIKKQLEEAGAAVELK
- the nusG gene encoding transcription termination/antitermination protein NusG; this translates as MALRWYVVHAYSGFENQVKRYLHERIERLEMQDKFGEILVPMEEVVEMREGQKKRSERKFFPGYVLVQMDMDDDSWHLVKDVPKVLGFIGGTTDKPAPIPDREADAILQRIQDGVDKPRPKVLFEPGEVVRVTDGPFNDFNGIVEEVNYEKNRMLVAVQIFGRSTPVELEFGQVEKG
- the tuf gene encoding elongation factor Tu; protein product: MSKEKFERNKPHVNVGTIGHVDHGKTTLTAALTKVSAEAQGGEFKDYGDIDNAPEERERGITIATAHVEYETDKRHYAHVDCPGHADYVKNMITGAAQMDGAILVCSAADGPMPQTREHILLSRQVGVPYIVVYMNKADQVDDAELLELVEMEIRDLLSSYDFPGDDTPIVTGSALKALEGDTSDIGVPSVLKLLEEMDAYIPEPERAIDGDYLMPVEDVFSISGRGTVVTGRIERGIVKVGEEVEIVGIKETAKTTCTGVEMFRKLLDEGRAGDNVGILLRGTKRDEVERGQVLCKPGSITPHTKFEAEVYILSKDEGGRHTPFFNGYRPQFYFRTTDVTGACELPEGVEMVMPGDNVKMEVSMIAPIAMEEGLRFAIREGGRTVGAGVVSKIIE
- the rplJ gene encoding 50S ribosomal protein L10, with amino-acid sequence MALNLEGKKQVVSEVAAVAAEAHSAIAAEYRGLGVEALTDLRTKARQGGVYVRVVKNTLAKRALEGTEFECMREGLVGPMILAFSQEDPGSAARVIKDFSKENELLNVKMLSIGGQLLEASELERLASLPTKDQAISMLMAVMKAPVEKFVRTLAEPHGKMVRTVAAVRDQKQA
- the rplK gene encoding 50S ribosomal protein L11, translated to MAKKIEAYIKLQVPAQDANPSPPVGPALGQHGVNIMEFCKAFNAQTQSLEKGMPVPVVITVYNDRSFTFIMKTPPASILLKKAAGVPKGSGTPNTDKVGKVTRAQLEEIAKTKEPDLTAADLDAAVRTIAGSARSMGLEVEGV
- a CDS encoding UDP-glucose/GDP-mannose dehydrogenase family protein, producing the protein MKVTIYGSGYVGLVTGACLAQVGNHVLCVDVDAEKINQLKQGNIPIYEPGLDEMIKKNLDAGRIEFTQDAKRGVNHGLFQFIAVGTPPDEDGSADLSHVVEVANTIASHLDDYRVVVTKSTVPVGTADIVRKEINQTLTKNGRQGQFDVVSNPEFLKEGAAIDDFMKPDRVVVGTDSERASDLMKNLYAPFNRNHDRVKVMDIRSAELTKYAANAMLATKISFINELANLAEKVGADIEQVRLGIGSDPRIGYHFIYPGCGYGGSCFPKDVQALQHIGAKAEFETTLISAVGRVNQKQKQALFNKIHSRFNGDLKGKTFALWGLAFKPNTDDMREASSRTLMEQLWNSGATIRAYDPVAMDECERIYGKRNDLTLCSNSNEVLENSDALIIVTEWTEFRSPDFDHIVSTLNNPVIFDGRNLYDPAYLKNQGIEYFAIGRGDSVTTFSQC
- a CDS encoding Rap1a/Tai family immunity protein is translated as MKKIILCLLVFLCFSTAEAKVMSGTMALAFCNDNVQCALIASSYSDGFSYALQAIQADNSVYCMPTGVSSGLLGRVFRRYLMMNPEKLHFTAASLAVTAFSEEFPCEDN